The genomic stretch CTGAACGGGCAGGTGATGAACGCATAGCAGGACTCTCATACCTTGAAAGAGCGGAGATATTCCACCGGAAAGACGATATAGACGAAAGTATCCTCCTTGCAACGAAGGCTTTCAAGATATTCACGGAGATGAAAGACAGGTTAGGCGTTGCTGAAGTATATAAACTGATGGGAATGAACTACAAGAAGAACGGCAGGTTCGATCTTGCTGAAGTATACCTTGGCAACTCCCTAAGGATCAATGAACGTCACGACAACGCGCTGAACAAGGGCGAGACATACCTTGAGATAGCGCGCCTGAAGAGTGAGACCGATGACGCTGAACTGGCAGAGACC from Candidatus Neomarinimicrobiota bacterium encodes the following:
- a CDS encoding tetratricopeptide repeat protein, with amino-acid sequence ERAGDERIAGLSYLERAEIFHRKDDIDESILLATKAFKIFTEMKDRLGVAEVYKLMGMNYKKNGRFDLAEVYLGNSLRINERHDNALNKGETYLEIARLKSETDDAELAETNYAKALECFTSIEARQKMALVAQEMSQVA